The following coding sequences lie in one Haladaptatus sp. DJG-WS-42 genomic window:
- a CDS encoding amidohydrolase, translating into MTDALKQRVCDAIDDHREEIIALAKSIQSEPELGFKEVETTKKVAAVFESLDLDVETEIAITGTRARAGSGAFTAAVFGELDALVNPEHPLADGETGACHACGHHAQVANLVGTAFGLVASDVVDELAGEVEFIGVPAEEYLDLGYRRELVESGEIEFFGGKQELIRRGYLDDIDMAMMMHAGSDEPERVITSNFSTNGFVGKFVTYTGKEAHAGAAPEEGINALNAAMIGMNAVHAQREVFKDDDAVRVHPIITNGGDGVNVVPSDVRMESYVRAKTVEAVTEANETVNRALTSGALAVGGDIEINDFPGYMPLRTDQTIVSAYDENARKLVGEDVITPGRPHITGSTDMGDVTQILPGIHPWTGGFEGSVHSREFGVVDEEMAYILPAKITACTLVDLLTDESAMETLRAAKAEKLSSDEYLSMVRSIRADVVESYRD; encoded by the coding sequence GTGACCGACGCCCTCAAACAACGCGTCTGTGATGCCATCGACGACCACCGCGAGGAGATTATTGCCCTCGCCAAGTCGATTCAATCGGAGCCGGAACTCGGCTTCAAAGAGGTCGAAACCACGAAAAAAGTTGCCGCGGTGTTCGAGTCGCTGGACCTCGATGTGGAGACGGAAATTGCGATTACCGGTACTCGCGCCCGCGCTGGTTCTGGTGCGTTCACCGCAGCGGTGTTTGGCGAACTCGACGCACTCGTCAATCCCGAACATCCGCTTGCAGACGGAGAAACCGGCGCGTGTCACGCCTGCGGCCACCACGCGCAAGTGGCGAATCTGGTCGGGACGGCATTCGGCCTCGTCGCAAGCGACGTCGTAGACGAGTTAGCCGGCGAAGTCGAGTTCATTGGCGTCCCCGCAGAGGAGTACCTTGACCTTGGCTATCGCCGCGAACTGGTTGAGTCCGGCGAAATCGAGTTCTTCGGCGGGAAACAGGAACTCATCCGTCGGGGCTATCTCGACGACATCGACATGGCGATGATGATGCACGCAGGCAGCGACGAACCCGAGCGCGTCATCACGAGCAACTTCTCGACAAACGGCTTTGTGGGTAAATTCGTCACCTACACCGGGAAAGAGGCGCACGCGGGGGCCGCCCCCGAAGAGGGAATCAACGCGCTCAACGCCGCGATGATTGGCATGAACGCCGTCCACGCCCAGCGCGAGGTGTTCAAAGACGACGACGCCGTGCGCGTCCACCCGATTATCACGAACGGTGGCGACGGCGTGAACGTCGTCCCGAGCGACGTACGCATGGAATCCTACGTCCGAGCGAAGACGGTCGAGGCGGTCACGGAAGCCAACGAGACGGTCAACCGGGCGCTCACCTCGGGGGCGCTCGCGGTTGGTGGCGACATCGAAATCAACGACTTCCCCGGCTACATGCCGCTTCGAACCGACCAGACCATTGTTTCCGCGTACGACGAAAACGCCCGCAAACTGGTGGGCGAAGACGTAATCACGCCGGGTCGTCCGCACATCACTGGCTCTACGGACATGGGCGATGTGACCCAGATTCTTCCGGGTATCCACCCGTGGACGGGCGGCTTCGAAGGGAGCGTCCACTCCCGCGAGTTCGGGGTTGTAGACGAGGAGATGGCGTACATTCTCCCAGCGAAAATCACCGCGTGCACGCTCGTTGACCTGTTGACCGACGAATCTGCGATGGAAACGCTCCGGGCTGCAAAGGCTGAAAAACTCTCATCCGACGAGTATCTCTCCATGGTCCGGTCGATTCGAGCGGACGTTGTCGAATCGTACCGCGACTAA
- a CDS encoding bZIP transcription factor translates to MTRGNRVEELETRVKELQASVSGLTDELIETKERVKALEEEVQPEDLLDRKLTRKTDAEESSEATKGQESEDADSTDEESTQTDDIIVA, encoded by the coding sequence ATGACTCGCGGCAACCGCGTCGAGGAACTCGAAACGCGCGTAAAAGAACTTCAAGCCTCAGTTTCTGGCCTGACTGACGAACTCATCGAGACGAAAGAGCGCGTCAAGGCGCTTGAAGAAGAGGTCCAACCGGAAGACCTCCTCGACCGGAAACTCACCCGGAAAACCGACGCGGAAGAATCCTCCGAAGCCACTAAAGGGCAGGAGAGCGAGGATGCAGACAGCACTGACGAGGAATCGACGCAGACGGACGACATTATCGTCGCATAA
- the smc gene encoding chromosome segregation protein SMC produces the protein MHIKEIVLDNFKSFGRKTRIPFYEDFTTVSGPNGSGKSNIIDSVLFALGLARTRGIRAEKLTDLIYNPGNDGDARGDETREASVEVVLDNSERTLTRQQVVSAAGTENIGEVDDISIRRRVKETPENYYSYYYLNGRSVNLSDIQGLLAQAGITPEGYNVVMQGDVTGIIQMTPYERRGIIDEIAGVAEFDAKKDAAFEELEVVKDRIAEAELRIEEKQARLDQLKDERETALEYKGYREEKQEYEGYLKAAELEDKRADLAKTEKQIERHETKLESLQSDLDEKQGRVLRLEEELETLNAEIETKGEDEQLRIKREIEEVKGEIARLEDAISAAEERIQDAEQRRREAFIQIDRKQETVDDVESEIRETKVAKASVVAEIQQHEADLADLQAEIDAVDTEYDEVKTELTERREALEEAKAAKNATQREQDRLLDEARRRSNEQSEKQAEIETVREEIPALKATVRDLEDELDKAKKNRANISQVVDDLKQQKRELQDELDEVEQQLRARQQEYAELNAHADESGDSSYGRAVTTILNGNLDGVHGTVGQLGGVSNQYATACETAAGGRLAHVVVDDDGIGQQCIEYLKRRNAGRATFLPITKMHKRRLPSVPNHDGVVDFAYNLVDFDKQYAGIFSYVLGDTLVVDSIETARDLMGDFRLVTLSGELVEKSGAMTGGSSSGSRYSFSKSGKGQLERVAEKIASLEDERRALNEEIRGVEERLDDARDRKTDATDQVRDIEADRERVQGELDSTDERIEALEARIEEIADEREDVNEEMQALEADLTAHDERIAEIESAIAELESELADSKIPQLTNEMDEIRASIEEYEAQQDKFDARLNELGLEKQYAEESIEDLHSEIESAQNKKADQQERIADLEGKIEDQQVVLEDKESQVEDLEDELADLKAEREELKSDLKSAKQTRDAAREKVSGVESKLDSAKSAADRLEWEVDELAAQVGEYDPDEIPDHDEVKRTIGRLERKMEALEPVNMLAIDEYDEVKDGLDDLTDKKGTLVDEREAINDRIESYESLKKETFMDAFSDINDNFEDIFASLSRGSGTLHLENEADPFDGGLTMKAQPGDKPIQRLDAMSGGEKSLTALAFIFALQRYNPAPFYALDEVDAFLDAVNADLVGEMVDELAGDAQFVVVSHRSAMLERSERAIGVTMHDDNVSVVTGIDLSSQEVPADD, from the coding sequence ATGCATATCAAAGAAATCGTCCTTGACAACTTCAAAAGCTTCGGGCGCAAAACGCGCATTCCGTTCTACGAGGACTTCACCACGGTCTCTGGCCCGAACGGGTCGGGGAAGTCGAACATCATCGACAGCGTGCTGTTCGCCCTCGGGCTTGCTCGAACGCGCGGCATTCGCGCGGAAAAACTGACTGACCTTATCTACAATCCCGGCAACGACGGCGACGCCCGCGGTGACGAAACCCGCGAAGCCAGCGTCGAAGTCGTCCTCGATAATTCTGAGCGGACGCTCACGCGTCAACAGGTCGTGAGCGCCGCTGGCACCGAGAACATCGGGGAGGTAGACGATATCTCGATTCGCCGCCGGGTAAAGGAAACGCCCGAGAACTACTATTCGTACTACTATCTAAACGGCCGTTCGGTGAACCTTTCTGATATTCAGGGCCTGCTCGCACAGGCGGGCATCACGCCTGAAGGCTACAACGTCGTGATGCAGGGCGACGTGACTGGCATCATCCAGATGACGCCCTATGAACGACGGGGAATTATCGACGAAATCGCCGGTGTCGCCGAGTTCGACGCGAAAAAAGACGCTGCCTTCGAGGAACTCGAAGTCGTCAAAGATCGCATCGCCGAAGCCGAACTCCGCATCGAGGAGAAACAAGCCCGCCTCGACCAACTCAAAGACGAACGCGAGACGGCGCTCGAATACAAGGGCTACCGCGAAGAGAAACAGGAGTACGAAGGCTACCTGAAAGCCGCGGAACTCGAAGACAAACGTGCCGACTTAGCGAAAACTGAAAAACAAATCGAGCGCCACGAAACCAAACTCGAATCGCTCCAGTCTGACTTAGACGAAAAGCAAGGTCGCGTGCTTCGCTTAGAGGAGGAACTCGAAACCCTCAACGCCGAAATCGAGACGAAAGGCGAAGACGAGCAACTGCGCATCAAGCGCGAAATCGAGGAGGTAAAAGGTGAAATTGCCCGCCTCGAAGACGCTATCTCGGCCGCAGAAGAGCGGATTCAAGACGCAGAACAGCGCCGCCGCGAGGCGTTCATCCAAATCGACCGCAAACAGGAGACGGTCGATGACGTCGAAAGCGAAATCCGTGAGACGAAAGTCGCAAAGGCCTCCGTCGTCGCGGAGATTCAACAGCACGAAGCCGACCTGGCAGACCTACAGGCAGAAATCGACGCGGTGGACACCGAGTACGACGAGGTGAAAACCGAACTGACCGAAAGGCGCGAGGCGCTTGAGGAGGCGAAAGCCGCGAAAAACGCCACCCAACGCGAGCAAGACCGACTGCTCGACGAAGCGCGTCGTCGGTCGAACGAGCAGTCTGAAAAGCAGGCGGAAATCGAGACTGTCCGCGAGGAGATTCCGGCGCTCAAAGCCACCGTCCGCGACCTCGAGGACGAACTCGACAAGGCGAAGAAAAATCGCGCGAACATCTCGCAGGTCGTAGACGACCTCAAACAGCAAAAACGCGAGTTGCAGGACGAGTTAGACGAGGTCGAACAGCAACTTCGCGCCCGCCAACAGGAGTACGCGGAACTCAACGCACACGCCGACGAGTCAGGCGATTCGTCCTACGGGCGTGCGGTCACGACCATCCTGAACGGCAATCTTGACGGGGTTCACGGCACGGTTGGCCAACTCGGTGGCGTCTCAAACCAGTACGCGACGGCGTGTGAAACCGCGGCCGGTGGCCGTCTCGCGCACGTCGTCGTCGATGACGACGGCATCGGCCAGCAGTGTATCGAGTACCTGAAACGCCGGAATGCGGGCCGCGCGACGTTCCTGCCAATCACCAAGATGCACAAACGGCGCTTGCCGAGCGTACCGAACCACGACGGTGTCGTGGACTTCGCTTACAACCTCGTTGACTTCGACAAACAGTATGCGGGCATCTTCTCGTACGTTCTCGGCGACACGCTCGTCGTCGATTCTATTGAGACTGCCCGCGACCTGATGGGCGATTTCCGTCTCGTCACGCTCTCTGGCGAACTCGTCGAAAAGAGCGGGGCGATGACCGGTGGCTCGTCCAGCGGCTCTCGCTACTCGTTCTCGAAGTCCGGCAAGGGCCAACTCGAACGCGTCGCCGAGAAAATCGCCTCGCTCGAAGACGAACGTCGCGCGTTGAACGAAGAGATTCGCGGCGTCGAAGAGCGCCTTGACGACGCCCGCGACCGCAAGACGGACGCGACAGACCAAGTCCGTGACATCGAAGCCGACCGAGAGCGCGTCCAAGGCGAACTCGATAGCACCGACGAGCGCATCGAAGCGCTCGAAGCGCGCATCGAGGAAATCGCGGACGAGCGCGAGGACGTAAACGAGGAGATGCAGGCGCTCGAAGCCGACCTCACGGCCCACGACGAGCGCATCGCGGAGATTGAGTCGGCCATCGCGGAGTTGGAGTCAGAACTCGCAGACTCGAAGATTCCACAACTCACGAACGAGATGGACGAGATTCGCGCGAGCATCGAGGAGTACGAGGCCCAACAGGACAAGTTCGATGCGCGGCTCAACGAACTCGGTTTGGAGAAACAGTACGCAGAGGAGTCAATCGAAGACCTCCACAGCGAAATCGAGTCCGCCCAGAACAAGAAGGCAGACCAGCAAGAACGCATCGCAGACCTCGAAGGCAAAATCGAAGACCAGCAAGTCGTTCTCGAAGACAAAGAAAGTCAGGTCGAAGATTTAGAGGACGAGTTGGCAGACCTCAAAGCAGAGCGCGAGGAGCTGAAAAGCGACCTCAAGTCGGCCAAGCAGACGCGCGATGCAGCCCGCGAGAAAGTGTCGGGGGTCGAATCCAAACTCGACAGCGCGAAGAGCGCCGCAGACCGCCTCGAATGGGAGGTTGACGAACTCGCTGCACAGGTCGGCGAGTACGACCCAGACGAGATTCCAGACCACGACGAGGTCAAACGAACCATCGGCCGCTTAGAGCGGAAGATGGAGGCCTTAGAGCCAGTCAACATGCTCGCCATCGACGAGTACGACGAGGTTAAAGACGGCTTAGACGACCTCACCGACAAGAAGGGCACGCTCGTAGACGAGCGAGAGGCCATCAACGACCGCATCGAGTCCTACGAGTCGCTGAAAAAAGAGACGTTCATGGACGCCTTTTCCGACATTAACGACAACTTCGAGGACATCTTTGCGAGCCTCTCGCGCGGGTCTGGCACGTTGCACTTAGAGAACGAGGCCGACCCGTTCGACGGCGGCCTGACGATGAAAGCCCAACCGGGCGACAAGCCAATCCAGCGCCTCGACGCGATGTCCGGCGGGGAAAAGTCGTTGACAGCGCTCGCGTTCATCTTCGCGCTCCAGCGCTACAACCCCGCGCCGTTCTACGCGCTGGACGAGGTTGACGCCTTCTTAGACGCCGTGAACGCCGACCTCGTCGGCGAGATGGTTGACGAACTCGCGGGCGATGCCCAGTTCGTCGTCGTCTCACACCGCTCTGCCATGCTCGAACGCTCAGAGCGGGCCATTGGGGTGACGATGCACGACGACAACGTGAGCGTCGTGACTGGCATTGATTTGAGCAGCCAGGAGGTGCCCGCCGATGACTGA
- a CDS encoding ScpA family protein, which translates to MTEAEPKPIIEEDAHEEPVELLVQLAEEGEIEPWDIDIVEVTDKFLAALDEADLRTSGRALFYASVLLRMKSDALLEPDDPEPEEEWVEPWEAPPGQEPEFDGPDPIAGLEAEMERRLDRKSVRGTPQTLDQLVRELREAERGTWWKESRQYDTSNSPKGFRRGTQTLDYRSADDFRMDDEPTEEEVTGTAHTEHIEAVIDDVWLMLKEQYEHGRTEVLFEEVASAGGSRVTTFLALLFMAHRGRIRLDQEDIFGDLWIQNPSAVATASDAVAETD; encoded by the coding sequence ATGACTGAAGCAGAACCAAAGCCAATCATCGAAGAAGACGCTCACGAAGAGCCGGTCGAACTGCTCGTGCAGTTGGCCGAGGAGGGCGAAATCGAGCCGTGGGACATCGACATCGTCGAGGTCACGGACAAGTTCCTCGCCGCGCTTGACGAAGCCGACTTGCGCACCTCGGGGCGCGCGCTGTTCTACGCGAGCGTGCTGTTGCGGATGAAATCCGACGCGCTGCTCGAACCGGACGACCCGGAACCAGAAGAGGAGTGGGTCGAGCCGTGGGAAGCGCCACCGGGACAGGAACCCGAGTTCGACGGGCCAGACCCTATCGCCGGACTCGAAGCCGAGATGGAGCGTCGCCTCGACCGGAAATCGGTTCGCGGCACGCCCCAGACGCTCGACCAACTCGTCCGCGAACTGCGCGAGGCAGAGCGCGGGACGTGGTGGAAAGAGAGCCGCCAGTACGACACCTCGAACTCACCAAAGGGCTTCCGTCGTGGCACACAGACGCTCGACTACCGCTCGGCCGACGACTTCCGGATGGACGACGAGCCGACCGAAGAGGAGGTCACCGGCACGGCGCACACCGAACACATCGAAGCGGTCATCGACGACGTGTGGCTGATGCTAAAAGAGCAGTACGAACACGGGCGAACTGAAGTTCTATTCGAAGAGGTGGCCTCGGCCGGCGGTTCGCGTGTCACGACGTTCCTCGCGCTCTTGTTCATGGCACATCGCGGGCGCATCCGCCTCGACCAAGAGGACATTTTCGGTGACCTCTGGATTCAGAATCCGTCGGCTGTTGCGACGGCGAGCGACGCGGTTGCAGAGACGGACTGA
- the mtnP gene encoding S-methyl-5'-thioadenosine phosphorylase produces the protein MIGFIGGSGIYEALPLENTREEVVETPYGEPSAPVTIGEFGDTGREVAFLPRHGSKHGRSPTHLPYRANIYAFKKLGVKYILASNAVGSLKSSLHPGTLVIPNQIFDRTKHRKSTFFGDGIVVHQPITEPYSPELVSHLSAAAKEVTNANVQEGGTYVCIEGPQYSTRAESEFYRAQGWDVVGMTSIPEAKLAREAEIAYATVAGVTDYDVWKKDHEVTLAEVLENAEKNQEAIKRTVEEAIRTLPEDFECGAHTALEGTINTPAEAIPDATRDRVELLVGDYL, from the coding sequence ATGATTGGCTTTATCGGCGGCAGTGGAATCTACGAAGCCCTCCCGCTCGAAAACACCCGCGAAGAGGTTGTCGAGACGCCATACGGCGAACCAAGCGCACCCGTCACCATCGGCGAGTTCGGCGACACCGGCCGCGAGGTCGCGTTCCTCCCGCGCCACGGCTCGAAACACGGTCGCTCACCGACCCACCTACCCTACCGCGCGAACATCTACGCCTTCAAGAAACTCGGCGTGAAGTACATCCTCGCGAGCAACGCGGTCGGGAGCCTGAAATCGAGCCTGCACCCGGGCACGCTCGTCATCCCGAACCAGATTTTCGACCGGACGAAACACCGAAAATCCACCTTCTTTGGCGACGGCATCGTCGTCCACCAACCCATCACCGAACCGTACAGCCCCGAACTCGTGAGCCACCTCTCTGCGGCAGCAAAGGAAGTCACCAACGCCAACGTCCAAGAAGGCGGCACCTACGTCTGCATCGAAGGGCCACAGTACTCGACACGTGCAGAATCCGAGTTCTACCGCGCACAGGGCTGGGACGTGGTCGGAATGACCTCGATTCCCGAAGCCAAACTCGCCCGTGAAGCCGAAATCGCCTACGCCACCGTCGCGGGCGTCACCGACTACGACGTGTGGAAAAAAGACCACGAGGTCACCCTCGCTGAAGTCTTAGAGAACGCAGAAAAGAATCAGGAAGCCATCAAGCGCACGGTCGAAGAAGCCATCCGCACGCTCCCCGAGGACTTCGAGTGTGGCGCGCACACGGCGCTCGAAGGGACGATTAACACGCCAGCAGAAGCTATCCCAGACGCAACGCGCGACCGCGTCGAACTACTCGTCGGCGACTACCTCTAA
- a CDS encoding phosphoribosyltransferase — protein MGDLPDEFKCTITNWEYIYGLCREVSGEVKAANFEPDVVVALARGGWFAGRCICDFLGLDDLTSLKMEHYVGTAQKSGSPEVRYPMPEGSVEGKDVLIIDDIADTGGSIKRADEYVRDRNPGEVRTATLQLLGTSEFEPDFVGEKLEEWAWVVYPWNFIEDMIDLTSGVMEKAEQDSFTQADIRHLLKHYHQVDRIEMEIAQPNRLNEVLGEMNRRGVIESVGQGEWTLTA, from the coding sequence ATGGGCGACCTGCCGGACGAGTTCAAGTGCACCATCACGAATTGGGAATACATCTATGGCCTCTGTAGAGAGGTGTCGGGCGAGGTCAAAGCCGCGAACTTCGAGCCGGACGTCGTCGTCGCACTCGCCCGCGGCGGCTGGTTCGCCGGGCGCTGTATCTGTGACTTCCTCGGACTCGACGACCTCACGAGCCTCAAGATGGAACACTACGTCGGCACCGCCCAGAAGTCGGGCAGCCCCGAAGTGCGCTATCCCATGCCGGAAGGTTCAGTCGAGGGCAAAGACGTGCTCATCATCGACGACATCGCGGACACGGGCGGCTCCATCAAGCGCGCAGACGAGTACGTCCGCGACCGAAATCCCGGCGAGGTTCGCACCGCGACCCTCCAACTGCTCGGGACGAGCGAGTTCGAACCGGATTTCGTCGGCGAAAAACTCGAAGAGTGGGCGTGGGTTGTCTACCCGTGGAACTTCATCGAGGACATGATTGACCTCACGAGCGGTGTCATGGAGAAAGCTGAGCAGGACAGCTTTACCCAAGCGGACATCCGCCACCTCCTCAAACACTACCATCAGGTAGACCGTATCGAGATGGAAATCGCCCAGCCAAATCGCCTAAACGAAGTCTTAGGCGAGATGAACCGCCGCGGGGTCATCGAATCGGTCGGGCAGGGCGAGTGGACGCTCACAGCGTAG
- a CDS encoding PhzF family phenazine biosynthesis protein yields the protein METRRALQVDAFTDEPLTGNAAGVVPNADGLSETQMQAIARELNQSETAFVLSTGSADRRVRYFTPKQEVDLCGHATIAMHACLAETGDLDVGAHTLETNVGVLDIELEADGTVWMTQNQPAIREVDVDPVEVADALDIDPAALTDIEDELPLARATTGLPFLIVPMTFLEQLGQAAPDMAKIEALSEEVDAAGIYAFTFDALSAQATLHGRMFAPRLGLLEDPVTGTASGATGAYLRHFGAFDTMPDEMLFEQGHFVSRPGEVRVRVGDQIQVGGRAVTAFDGSVVIPTFDDDDILEA from the coding sequence ATGGAGACACGCCGCGCGCTACAGGTGGACGCCTTTACAGACGAACCGCTCACGGGTAACGCAGCCGGGGTCGTCCCAAACGCAGACGGACTCTCTGAGACACAGATGCAGGCGATTGCCCGCGAGCTCAACCAAAGCGAGACGGCGTTCGTCCTCTCTACCGGGAGTGCAGACCGGCGGGTACGCTATTTCACGCCGAAGCAGGAAGTTGACCTCTGTGGGCACGCCACGATTGCGATGCACGCTTGCCTCGCGGAAACCGGCGACCTCGACGTGGGCGCACACACGCTCGAAACGAACGTCGGCGTCCTCGACATCGAACTTGAAGCCGACGGCACCGTCTGGATGACCCAAAACCAGCCTGCGATTCGTGAGGTGGACGTAGACCCTGTCGAGGTGGCAGACGCCCTCGACATCGACCCGGCGGCGCTCACGGACATTGAAGACGAGCTTCCACTCGCGCGGGCGACGACGGGGTTGCCGTTCCTCATCGTTCCGATGACCTTCTTAGAACAACTCGGGCAGGCAGCCCCGGACATGGCCAAAATCGAGGCACTCAGCGAGGAGGTGGACGCGGCGGGCATCTACGCCTTCACGTTCGACGCACTCTCCGCGCAGGCGACGCTCCACGGCCGGATGTTCGCCCCGCGTTTGGGATTGTTAGAAGACCCCGTCACCGGCACGGCGAGCGGGGCGACGGGCGCGTATCTCCGTCATTTCGGCGCGTTCGATACGATGCCCGACGAAATGCTGTTCGAACAGGGCCACTTCGTCTCGCGGCCGGGTGAGGTGCGCGTTCGCGTTGGCGACCAGATTCAGGTTGGCGGGCGTGCCGTGACGGCGTTCGACGGGTCGGTCGTGATTCCCACCTTCGATGACGACGACATTCTCGAAGCCTGA